A single region of the Lycium barbarum isolate Lr01 chromosome 2, ASM1917538v2, whole genome shotgun sequence genome encodes:
- the LOC132627419 gene encoding uncharacterized protein LOC132627419, with protein sequence MANTGNPFPYPSTLNIANFVTIKLFDSSNYVIWKAQMLCLLESQELVGFIDGTIQPPLDKITDYNGNQDNNYLMWKRSDRLVKGWILGSLTEKMLEKVVEKISARDLWLELEDICCAKSQDQYEEAGSTMQPTIEEEERVESVEDYRHCLTLYRAARRGDWEAAQAFLHENLEANRVDLITSSLQTALHIAIGLKNDNACNFFIENLVDSMSDDALAIQNSSGETALHYAARFGNLLAANILVKRNHNLPHVASNKGLYPIHLATEYGYKSLDMVRYFFSVTKSSAPYTGIAGARLLRRLIRSDLYELAVGLVNNFPDLAKCGSDELLSPLALLATKISVFTGESRPSSRKRLSWIQKLLFISSTTFLEPAVGLKQTGYKNKKHHDGIKLAEILCEKLESLSEKEIDSIVGGPLLQAARFDNYKLLEIIVTKFPSSVYYCDTKGKTALHVAVENRSRNVFNLIYRMSEHRHILMSSMDHHENTILHLAGKLLPENKLNRSFGPALQMQQELQWFKEVKKVVPPSYYDILNSEGKTANEVFTERHVKLKREGEEWLKDTANGCSLIAALVATIAFAAAVTVPGGNDEDNGFPIFSRNGAFTLFALSNGISLFTSSTSLLAFVSILTSRKAEEDFLHALPDSLSMGLHHMIASISFMTISFCATLYLVLIGKNRWLLLPLTLFALFPIAALVRWLFPLFSAVSSSTLVLGIFRKKNKAGCSFEA encoded by the exons ATGGCAAACACAGGAAATCCATTTCCTTATCCATCAACACTTAATATAGCAAATTTTGTAACCATCAAACTCTTTGATTCTTCCAATTATGTGATATGGAAAGCACAAATGCTTTGTCTTCTTGAAAGTCAAGAATTAGTTGGTTTCATCGATGGAACAATTCAACCACCATTAGACAAGATTACTGACTATAATGGAAACCAGGATAATAATTACTTAATGTGGAAAAGAAGTGACAGGCTTGTTAAAGGGTGGATTCTTGGCTCTCTAACTGAAAAAATGCTTGAGAAAGTGGTTGAGAAAATCAGTGCTAGAGATCTTTGGTTGGAATTGGAGGATATCTGCTGTGCTAAGTCCCAGGACCAATATGAAG AAGCTGGTAGCACAATGCAGCCAacaattgaggaagaagaaagagtGGAATCAGTGGAAGATTACAGGCACTGTTTGACATTATACAGGGCTGCACGACGCGGGGATTGGGAAGCCGCACAAGCATTCTTACATGAAAACCTGGAAGCTAATAGAGTTGATCTGATCACTTCCTCATTACAAACAGCACTTCACATTGCTATTGGTTTGAAGAATGACAATGCTTGCAATTTTTTCATTGAGAATTTGGTGGATTCCATGTCGGATGATGCGTTAGCCATACAAAACAGTTCAGGGGAAACAGCTCTTCATTATGCTGCTCGGTTTGGCAACTTACTTGCCGCAAATATTCTTGTCAAAAGAAACCATAATTTGCCTCATGTTGCATCCAACAAAGGCCTTTATCCGATACATCTAGCAACTGAATATGGTTACAAATCTTTGGATATGGTTCGTTACTTCTTCAGTGTCACCAAAAGTTCTGCTCCTTATACTGGCATTGCTGGTGCTAGGCTGCTTCGTAGATTGATTCGTTCCGACTTGTACG AGTTGGCTGTAGGTTTGGTAAACAATTTTCCTGATTTGGCCAAATGTGGTTCAGATGAATTACTATCTCCTCTGGCACTGCTGGCTACAAAGATATCAGTATTCACTGGTGAAAGTCGTCCAAGCTCTCGCAAGCGATTATCTT GGATCCAGAAGCTTCTTTTCATTTCTTCTACCACATTTTTGGAACCAG CGGTTGGATTGAAACAGACTGgatacaaaaacaaaaaacaccATGATGGAATTAAATTAGCAGAAATCCTTTGCGAGAAACTGGAAAGTTTAAGTGAGAAGGAAATCGATTCTATCGTAGGTGGTCCTCTCCTCCAAGCAGCACGTTTCGACAACTACAAGCTTCTTGAAATTATTGTGACAAAATTTCCTTCATCAGTTTATTATTGCGACACCAAGGGGAAGACTGCACTTCACGTTGCAGTAGAAAATCGATCCAGAAATGTGTTTAATTTGATTTATCGAATGAGTGAGCATAGACACATCCTAATGAGTTCAATGGATCACCATGAAAATACCATCTTGCATTTGGCTGGAAAATTACTACCTGAAAACAAACTGAATCGCTCTTTTGGCCCGGCTCTCCAGATGCAGCAAGAACTACAATGGTTTAAG GAAGTGAAGAAGGTCGTACCACCTTCTTACTATGACATATTAAACAGTGAGGGCAAAACTGCTAATGAAGTATTTACAGAGAGACATGTAAAACtaaaaagagaaggagaagaaTGGTTGAAAGATACAGCAAACGGATGCTCGTTGATAGCAGCACTTGTTGCTACAATTGCATTTGCAGCAGCAGTTACAGTTCCAGGCGGAAACGATGAGGACAACGGGTTCCCCATTTTCTCAAGAAATGGCGCTTTCACCTTGTTCGCCCTTTCAAACGGAATATCCCTCTTCACTTCTAGCACTTCTTTATTGGCATTTGTTTCTATTTTAACTTCTCGTAAAGCGGAAGAGGATTTTCTGCACGCTTTGCCAGACAGTCTGTCTATGGGACTTCACCACATGATTGCCTCCATATCATTCATGACCATTAGCTTTTGTGCGACGCTGTATCTTGTGCTCATCGGGAAGAACAGATGGCTTCTTCTTCCTTTGACTTTATTTGCTTTGTTCCCTATTGCCGCACTTGTGCGATGGCTATTCCCACTCTTTTCAGCTGTGTCTTCTTCAACACTTGTACTTGGCATCTTTCGCAAAAAGAATAAAGCTGGTTGTTCTTTTGAGGCATAG
- the LOC132627420 gene encoding uncharacterized protein LOC132627420 isoform X2, which produces MAENSYPYPSTLNIANFVTIKLSNSSNYRLWKTQMLCLLESQELVGFIDGTLIQPMLDYLKWKRSDRLVKGWILGFLTEEILQNVADKVSARDVWLKLEEICCHNSLDDFEETQQPVYEKTKSTESNEDYKYYLPLYRASLCGDWEKAKTFLKKENEASEAHITSLLQTALHIAIGAKNQNTKFFIENLVATMTDDAVAIKDSFGETPLHYAARFGNLHAAKILVNKNSNLPHVASNSGLYPIHLAVEYGYKCVDLIRYFFSVTKDPAPSTGRSGARLLHRLICSDLYDFATQLVKSSPDLAKYSSNGTSPLALLATKTSAFVGTNSLNSCKPLSYIVTSATSWIFQARADISDIENAVNEALLDKPKFNSPELECFQDKEWEHQNATTLSECICEELQIKSDKEINSIVGGPLLQAARFDNYKLVEIIVKKFPSSVYYCNENGKNILHVAIENRCENVFNLVGQMSHHRHHLVTSIDSSNNTMLHLAGKLSPENELNCTFGAALQMQEELRWFQAVKQMLPPCHYERLNDKGKTAHQVFTEQHTNLRIQGEKWMKETANSCAIIEALILTIAFAAAITFPGVKNCENELPILSRNGFFVAFTFSNTVSLSTSCISLFAFVSILTSRYTEEDFLRVLPKRLLWGLLTLYASVEAMMLSFGCALYFVLKDNEMAFYAAFIAAILPILAFQHWRGPLINHLFSLVTKKKDSDLKT; this is translated from the exons ATGGCAGAAAATTCATATCCTTACCCATCAACTCTTAATATAGCAAATTTTGTAACCATAAAACTGTCTAATTCTTCCAATTATAGACTATGGAAAACCCAAATGCTTTGTCTCCTTGAAAGTCAAGAATTAGTTGGTTTCATTGATGGAACTTTGATCCAACCAATGTTAGACTACTTGAAGTGGAAAAGAAGTGATAGGCTTGTTAAAGGATGGATTCTTGGCTTTCTTACTGAAGAAATCCTTCAGAATGTGGCTGATAAAGTAAGTGCTAGAGATGTTTGgctgaaattggaggaaatttgCTGCCATAATTCCCTTGACGATTTTGAAG AAACACAACAACCAGTATATGAGAAAACAAAGAGCACAGAATCAAATGAAGATTACAAGTACTACTTGCCACTATACAGGGCTTCGTTATGTGGTGATTGGGAAAAGGCAAAAACATTCTTGAAAAAAGAAAACGAAGCAAGTGAAGCTCATATCACATCCTTGTTACAAACAGCACTTCACATTGCAATTGGAGCGAAGAACCAAAACACTAAGTTTTTCATTGAGAATTTGGTGGCTACAATGACGGATGATGCAGTAGCCATAAAAGATAGTTTTGGAGAAACGCCTCTTCATTATGCTGCTCGTTTTGGCAACTTACATGCCGCAAAAATTCTTGTCAACAAAAACTCTAATTTGCCACATGTTGCGTCCAACAGTGGCCTTTATCCGATTCATCTAGCTGTTGAATATGGTTACAAATGTGTGGATTTGATTCGTTACTTCTTCAGTGTCACGAAGGATCCTGCTCCTTCTACTGGTCGAAGTGGTGCTAGGCTGCTACATCGATTGATATGTTCGGACCTGTACG ATTTTGCCACGCAATTAGTAAAAAGTTCTCCTGATTTGGCAAAATATAGTTCAAATGGAACATCACCTTTGGCATTGTTAGCTACAAAGACGTCTGCATTCGTTGGTACAAATAGTCTAAACTCTTGCAAGCCACTATCTT ATATAGTGACCAGCGCAACATCATGGATCTTCCAAGCAAGAGCAGATATCAGTGATATCGAGAATGCAGTCAATGAAGCACTACTGGATAAACCAAAGTTCAATT CACCTGAATTGGAATGCTTTCAAGACAAAGAATGGGAACACCAAAATGCAACCACATTATCAGAATGCATTTGCGAGGAACTACAAATTAAAAGCGACAAAGAGATCAACTCCATTGTTGGTGGTCCTCTCCTCCAAGCTGCCCGTTTCGACAATTACAAGCTTGTTGAAATTATTGTGAAAAAATTTCCATCATCAGTTTATTATTGCAATGAAAATGGGAAGAATATACTTCATGTTGCAATAGAGAATCGCTGCGAAAACGTGTTTAACTTGGTTGGTCAAATGAGTCACCATAGGCATCACCTCGTGACTTCAATTGATTCATCTAACAATACAATGTTGCATTTGGCTGGGAAATTGTCGCCTGAAAATGAACTAAATTGTACTTTTGGGGCGGCTCTTCAGATGCAAGAAGAATTGCGGTGGTTTCAG GCAGTGAAGCAAATGTTGCCACCTTGTCATTACGAGCGTCTAAACGACAAGGGCAAAACTGCTCATCAAGTGTTTACAGAGCAACACACAAATCTGAGAATACAAGGGGAAAAATGGATGAAAGAAACAGCAAATTCATGCGCAATCATAGAAGCTCTCATCCTTACCATTGCATTTGCTGCAGCAATAACATTTCCAGGCGTCAAAAACTGCGAAAATGAGCTTCCAATTCTCTCAAGAAATGGATTCTTCGTGGCATTCACCTTTTCCAACACAGTATCGCTCTCCACATCCTGCATTTCATTATTCGCGTTCGTTTCTATTTTGACTTCTCGTTATACAGAAGAAGATTTTCTTCGTGTTTTGCCAAAGCGCTTATTATGGGGACTTCTTACACTATATGCCTCAGTAGAAGCAATGATGCTAAGCTTTGGTTGTGCTCTGTATTTTGTGTTGAAGGACAACGAAATGGCGTTTTATGCGGCGTTTATAGCAGCTATATTGCCCATTTTGGCGTTTCAACATTGGCGAGGACCACTTATTAATCATCTGTTTTCTCTTGTGACAAAGAAAAAAGACAGTGATTTGAAGACATAG
- the LOC132627420 gene encoding uncharacterized protein LOC132627420 isoform X1: MAENSYPYPSTLNIANFVTIKLSNSSNYRLWKTQMLCLLESQELVGFIDGTLIQPMLDYLKWKRSDRLVKGWILGFLTEEILQNVADKVSARDVWLKLEEICCHNSLDDFEAETQQPVYEKTKSTESNEDYKYYLPLYRASLCGDWEKAKTFLKKENEASEAHITSLLQTALHIAIGAKNQNTKFFIENLVATMTDDAVAIKDSFGETPLHYAARFGNLHAAKILVNKNSNLPHVASNSGLYPIHLAVEYGYKCVDLIRYFFSVTKDPAPSTGRSGARLLHRLICSDLYDFATQLVKSSPDLAKYSSNGTSPLALLATKTSAFVGTNSLNSCKPLSYIVTSATSWIFQARADISDIENAVNEALLDKPKFNSPELECFQDKEWEHQNATTLSECICEELQIKSDKEINSIVGGPLLQAARFDNYKLVEIIVKKFPSSVYYCNENGKNILHVAIENRCENVFNLVGQMSHHRHHLVTSIDSSNNTMLHLAGKLSPENELNCTFGAALQMQEELRWFQAVKQMLPPCHYERLNDKGKTAHQVFTEQHTNLRIQGEKWMKETANSCAIIEALILTIAFAAAITFPGVKNCENELPILSRNGFFVAFTFSNTVSLSTSCISLFAFVSILTSRYTEEDFLRVLPKRLLWGLLTLYASVEAMMLSFGCALYFVLKDNEMAFYAAFIAAILPILAFQHWRGPLINHLFSLVTKKKDSDLKT, translated from the exons ATGGCAGAAAATTCATATCCTTACCCATCAACTCTTAATATAGCAAATTTTGTAACCATAAAACTGTCTAATTCTTCCAATTATAGACTATGGAAAACCCAAATGCTTTGTCTCCTTGAAAGTCAAGAATTAGTTGGTTTCATTGATGGAACTTTGATCCAACCAATGTTAGACTACTTGAAGTGGAAAAGAAGTGATAGGCTTGTTAAAGGATGGATTCTTGGCTTTCTTACTGAAGAAATCCTTCAGAATGTGGCTGATAAAGTAAGTGCTAGAGATGTTTGgctgaaattggaggaaatttgCTGCCATAATTCCCTTGACGATTTTGAAG CAGAAACACAACAACCAGTATATGAGAAAACAAAGAGCACAGAATCAAATGAAGATTACAAGTACTACTTGCCACTATACAGGGCTTCGTTATGTGGTGATTGGGAAAAGGCAAAAACATTCTTGAAAAAAGAAAACGAAGCAAGTGAAGCTCATATCACATCCTTGTTACAAACAGCACTTCACATTGCAATTGGAGCGAAGAACCAAAACACTAAGTTTTTCATTGAGAATTTGGTGGCTACAATGACGGATGATGCAGTAGCCATAAAAGATAGTTTTGGAGAAACGCCTCTTCATTATGCTGCTCGTTTTGGCAACTTACATGCCGCAAAAATTCTTGTCAACAAAAACTCTAATTTGCCACATGTTGCGTCCAACAGTGGCCTTTATCCGATTCATCTAGCTGTTGAATATGGTTACAAATGTGTGGATTTGATTCGTTACTTCTTCAGTGTCACGAAGGATCCTGCTCCTTCTACTGGTCGAAGTGGTGCTAGGCTGCTACATCGATTGATATGTTCGGACCTGTACG ATTTTGCCACGCAATTAGTAAAAAGTTCTCCTGATTTGGCAAAATATAGTTCAAATGGAACATCACCTTTGGCATTGTTAGCTACAAAGACGTCTGCATTCGTTGGTACAAATAGTCTAAACTCTTGCAAGCCACTATCTT ATATAGTGACCAGCGCAACATCATGGATCTTCCAAGCAAGAGCAGATATCAGTGATATCGAGAATGCAGTCAATGAAGCACTACTGGATAAACCAAAGTTCAATT CACCTGAATTGGAATGCTTTCAAGACAAAGAATGGGAACACCAAAATGCAACCACATTATCAGAATGCATTTGCGAGGAACTACAAATTAAAAGCGACAAAGAGATCAACTCCATTGTTGGTGGTCCTCTCCTCCAAGCTGCCCGTTTCGACAATTACAAGCTTGTTGAAATTATTGTGAAAAAATTTCCATCATCAGTTTATTATTGCAATGAAAATGGGAAGAATATACTTCATGTTGCAATAGAGAATCGCTGCGAAAACGTGTTTAACTTGGTTGGTCAAATGAGTCACCATAGGCATCACCTCGTGACTTCAATTGATTCATCTAACAATACAATGTTGCATTTGGCTGGGAAATTGTCGCCTGAAAATGAACTAAATTGTACTTTTGGGGCGGCTCTTCAGATGCAAGAAGAATTGCGGTGGTTTCAG GCAGTGAAGCAAATGTTGCCACCTTGTCATTACGAGCGTCTAAACGACAAGGGCAAAACTGCTCATCAAGTGTTTACAGAGCAACACACAAATCTGAGAATACAAGGGGAAAAATGGATGAAAGAAACAGCAAATTCATGCGCAATCATAGAAGCTCTCATCCTTACCATTGCATTTGCTGCAGCAATAACATTTCCAGGCGTCAAAAACTGCGAAAATGAGCTTCCAATTCTCTCAAGAAATGGATTCTTCGTGGCATTCACCTTTTCCAACACAGTATCGCTCTCCACATCCTGCATTTCATTATTCGCGTTCGTTTCTATTTTGACTTCTCGTTATACAGAAGAAGATTTTCTTCGTGTTTTGCCAAAGCGCTTATTATGGGGACTTCTTACACTATATGCCTCAGTAGAAGCAATGATGCTAAGCTTTGGTTGTGCTCTGTATTTTGTGTTGAAGGACAACGAAATGGCGTTTTATGCGGCGTTTATAGCAGCTATATTGCCCATTTTGGCGTTTCAACATTGGCGAGGACCACTTATTAATCATCTGTTTTCTCTTGTGACAAAGAAAAAAGACAGTGATTTGAAGACATAG